In Neoarius graeffei isolate fNeoGra1 chromosome 17, fNeoGra1.pri, whole genome shotgun sequence, a single window of DNA contains:
- the rxrga gene encoding retinoic acid receptor RXR-gamma-A isoform X2, translating to MDQTEYLHLSSSVQVDHSHLRPPSQAPVGSMVTHLHPSVISGIASPYSVITSTSSSLSSTTSSQPSTPNMGFNPQMNTLDASRDVKPPANISSSYQCISPGFLSKHLCSICGDRSSAVQEERQRGRDKNDNEVDSSSSLNEEMPVEKILDAELSVEPKTDTYIQTNADNSTNDPVTNICQAADKQLFTLVEWAKRIPHFSQLPLDDQVILLRAGWNELLIASFSHRSVSVKDGIVLGTGLHVHRNSAHTAGVGSIFDRVLSELVSKMKDMQMDKTELGCLRAIVLFNPDAKGLSNPSEVEALREKVYASLESYTKHKYPDQLGRFAKLLLRLPALRSIGLKCLEHLFFFKLIGDTPIDTFLMEMLEAPHQIT from the exons GTTCTTCAGTACAGGTTGACCACAGTCACCTAAGGCCACCCTCCCAAGCACCTGTGGGCTCCATGGTAACACACCTCCATCCGTCTGTCATAAGTGGTATTGCATCACCCTACTCCGTCATCACCTCCACCTCCTCATCACTGAGCTCCACCACCTCATCCCAGCCCAGCACACCTAACATGGGCTTCAATCCCCAG ATGAACACCCTGGATGCCTCTAGAGATGTTAAACCTCCTGCTAACATCAGCAGCAGCTACCAGTGCATCAGTCCAGGCTTTCTGTCCAAACACCTGTGCTCCATCTGCGGAGATCGCTCTTCTG ctgtgcAGGAAGAAAGGCAACGGGGTCGAGATAAAAATGATAATGAGGTGGATTCCAGCAGCAGTTTAAATGAAGAAATGCCAGTGGAGAAGATTTTAGATGCTGAATTATCTGTGGAGCCAAAAACAGACACCTACATCCAGACTAATGCAGACAACTCA ACAAACGACCctgtcaccaacatctgccaggcAGCTGATAAACAGCTCTTCACCCTGGTGGAGTGGGCAAAACGCATCCCGCACTTCTCTCAGCTACCTCTGGATGATCAGGTCATTCTCCTACGAGCAG gctGGAACGAGCTGCTCATTGCGTCCTTCTCTCATCGCTCTGTGTCAGTAAAGGATGGTATTGTGTTAGGCACAGGGCTGCATGTCCACCGCAACAGCGCTCACACTGCAGGGGTGGGGTCCATCTTTGACAG GGTTCTTTCTGAGCTGGTGTCTAAAATGAAGGACATGCAGATGGACAAAACGGAGCTTGGCTGCCTCAGAGCCATTGTTCTTTTCAACCCAG ATGCCAAAGGTTTGTCCAATCCATCTGAGGTCGAGGCACTGAGGGAAAAAGTTTATGCCTCACTGGAGTCATACACCAAGCACAAATATCCAGACCAGCTGGGCAG GTTTGCGAAGCTCCTGCTGCGTCTTCCTGCTCTTCGCTCCATCGGCCTCAAATGTCTCGAGCATCTTTTCTTCTTTAAGCTCATCGGCGATACACCGATAGACACGTTCCTCATGGAGATGCTGGAAGCTCCACACCAAATCACGTGA
- the rxrga gene encoding retinoic acid receptor RXR-gamma-A isoform X1: protein MDQTEYLHLSSSVQVDHSHLRPPSQAPVGSMVTHLHPSVISGIASPYSVITSTSSSLSSTTSSQPSTPNMGFNPQMNTLDASRDVKPPANISSSYQCISPGFLSKHLCSICGDRSSGKHYGVYSCEGCKGFFKRTVRKDLTYTCRDSKDCLIDKRQRNRCQYCRYQKCLAMGMKREAVQEERQRGRDKNDNEVDSSSSLNEEMPVEKILDAELSVEPKTDTYIQTNADNSTNDPVTNICQAADKQLFTLVEWAKRIPHFSQLPLDDQVILLRAGWNELLIASFSHRSVSVKDGIVLGTGLHVHRNSAHTAGVGSIFDRVLSELVSKMKDMQMDKTELGCLRAIVLFNPDAKGLSNPSEVEALREKVYASLESYTKHKYPDQLGRFAKLLLRLPALRSIGLKCLEHLFFFKLIGDTPIDTFLMEMLEAPHQIT, encoded by the exons GTTCTTCAGTACAGGTTGACCACAGTCACCTAAGGCCACCCTCCCAAGCACCTGTGGGCTCCATGGTAACACACCTCCATCCGTCTGTCATAAGTGGTATTGCATCACCCTACTCCGTCATCACCTCCACCTCCTCATCACTGAGCTCCACCACCTCATCCCAGCCCAGCACACCTAACATGGGCTTCAATCCCCAG ATGAACACCCTGGATGCCTCTAGAGATGTTAAACCTCCTGCTAACATCAGCAGCAGCTACCAGTGCATCAGTCCAGGCTTTCTGTCCAAACACCTGTGCTCCATCTGCGGAGATCGCTCTTCTG GTAAACACTATGGAGTATACAGCTGTGAAGGCTGCAAGGGCTTCTTTAAGAGAACTGTGCGGAAAGATCTGACATACACATGCCGGGACAGTAAGGACTGTTTAATAGATAAGCGCCAGAGGAACCGCTGTCAGTACTGCCGCTATCAGAAATGCCTGGCAATGGGAATGAAGAGAGAAG ctgtgcAGGAAGAAAGGCAACGGGGTCGAGATAAAAATGATAATGAGGTGGATTCCAGCAGCAGTTTAAATGAAGAAATGCCAGTGGAGAAGATTTTAGATGCTGAATTATCTGTGGAGCCAAAAACAGACACCTACATCCAGACTAATGCAGACAACTCA ACAAACGACCctgtcaccaacatctgccaggcAGCTGATAAACAGCTCTTCACCCTGGTGGAGTGGGCAAAACGCATCCCGCACTTCTCTCAGCTACCTCTGGATGATCAGGTCATTCTCCTACGAGCAG gctGGAACGAGCTGCTCATTGCGTCCTTCTCTCATCGCTCTGTGTCAGTAAAGGATGGTATTGTGTTAGGCACAGGGCTGCATGTCCACCGCAACAGCGCTCACACTGCAGGGGTGGGGTCCATCTTTGACAG GGTTCTTTCTGAGCTGGTGTCTAAAATGAAGGACATGCAGATGGACAAAACGGAGCTTGGCTGCCTCAGAGCCATTGTTCTTTTCAACCCAG ATGCCAAAGGTTTGTCCAATCCATCTGAGGTCGAGGCACTGAGGGAAAAAGTTTATGCCTCACTGGAGTCATACACCAAGCACAAATATCCAGACCAGCTGGGCAG GTTTGCGAAGCTCCTGCTGCGTCTTCCTGCTCTTCGCTCCATCGGCCTCAAATGTCTCGAGCATCTTTTCTTCTTTAAGCTCATCGGCGATACACCGATAGACACGTTCCTCATGGAGATGCTGGAAGCTCCACACCAAATCACGTGA